The following are encoded together in the Zonotrichia albicollis isolate bZonAlb1 chromosome 10, bZonAlb1.hap1, whole genome shotgun sequence genome:
- the CTDSP1 gene encoding carboxy-terminal domain RNA polymerase II polypeptide A small phosphatase 1, with amino-acid sequence MEHQSIIAQVSREEGSAPLQEKGTQTPAKKPRSRSILQSLFCCLCRDEGEPCTGTTGAPLLVEENGALPKAAVKHLLPEIKPQDASKLCVVIDLDETLVHSSFKPVNNADFIIPVEIDGIMHQVYVLKRPHVDEFLQRMGELFECVLFTASLAKYADPVADLLDKWGAFRARLFRESCVFHRGNYVKDLSRLGRDLRRIIIVDNSPASYIFHPDNAVPVASWFDNMADTELLDLLPFFERLSKVEDVYAVLKKQRTNS; translated from the exons ATGGAGCACCAGTCCATCATCGCCCAGGTcagcagggaggaggggagCGCCCCGCTTCAGGAGAAAG GTACCCAGACCCCTGCCAAGAAGCCTCGGAGCCGCAGCATTCTCCAGTCCCTCTTCTGCTGCCTGTGCCGCGATGAGGGCGAGCCCTGCACCGGCACCACCGGCGCGCCGCTCCTCGTGGAGGAGAACGGGGCACTGCCCAAG gctgctgtCAAGCACCTGCTGCCCGAGATCAAGCCGCAGGACGCCAGCAAGCTCTGCGTGGTCATCGACCTGGATGAGACCCTGGTGCACAGCTCCTTCAAG CCAGTGAACAACGCCGACTTCATCATTCCCGTGGAAATCGATGGCATCATGCACCAG GTGTACGTGCTCAAGCGGCCGCATGTGGACGAGTTCCTGCAGCGCATGGGCGAGCTCTTTGAGTGCGTGCtcttcactgccagcctggccaAG TATGCAGACCCCGTGGCTGACCTGCTGGATAAATGGGGGGCTTTCCGAGCACGGCTTTTCCGGGAATCCTGTGTTTTCCATCGTGGCAACTACGTGAAGGACCTGAGCCGCCTGGGCCGCGACCTGCGCCGCATCATCATCGTGGACAACTCGCCGGCATCCTACATCTTCCACCCAGACAATGCT GTGCCCGTGGCCTCCTGGTTCGATAACATGGCAGACACGGAGCTGCTGGACCTGCTGCCCTTCTTCGAGAGGCTCAGCAAGGTGGAGGACGTGTACGCAGTGCTCAAGAAGCAGCGGACTAACAGCTAA